The Chlorocebus sabaeus isolate Y175 chromosome 6, mChlSab1.0.hap1, whole genome shotgun sequence genome has a segment encoding these proteins:
- the KCNC3 gene encoding voltage-gated potassium channel KCNC3 isoform X5 yields MLSSVCVSSFRGRQGASKQQPAPPPQPPESPPPPLLPPQQQQPAQPGPAASPAGPPAPRGPGGRRAEPCPGLPAAAMGRHGGGGGDSGKIVINVGGVRHETYRSTLRTLPGTRLAGLTEPEAAARFDYDPGADEFFFDRHPGVFAYVLNYYRTGKLHCPADVCGPLFEEELGFWGIDETDVEACCWMTYRQHRDAEEALDSFEAPDPAGAANAANAAGAHDGGLDDEAGAGGGGLDGAGGELKRLCFQDAGGGAGGPPGGAGGAGGTWWRRWQPRVWALFEDPYSSRAARYVAFASLFFILISITTFCLETHEGFIHISNKTVTQASPIPGAPPENITNVEVETEPFLTYVEGVCVVWFTFEFLMRITFCPDKVEFLKSSLNIIDCVAILPFYLEVGLSGLSSKAAKDVLGFLRVVRFVRILRIFKLTRHFVGLRVLGHTLRASTNEFLLLIIFLALGVLIFATMIYYAERIGADPDDILGSNHTYFKNIPIGFWWAVVTMTTLGYGDMYPKTWSGMLVGALCALAGVLTIAMPVPVIVNNFGMYYSLAMAKQKLPKKKNKHIPRPPQPGSPNYCKPDPPPPPPPHPHHGSGGISPPPPITPPSMGVTVAGAYPAGPHTHPGLLRGGAGGLGIMGLPPLPAPGEPCPLAQEEVIEINRADPRPNGDPAAAALAHEDCPAIDQPAMSPEDKSPITPGSRGRYSRDRACFLLTDYAPSPDGSIRKGYEKSRSLSSIAGLSGVSLRLAPLATPPGSPRAARRAPPTLPSIL; encoded by the exons ATGCTGAGCTCAGTCTGCGTCTCGTCCTTCCGCGGGCGCCAGGGGGCCAGCAAGCAGCAGCCGGCGCCACCGCCGCAGCCGCCCGAGTCCCCGCCGCCGCCACTGCTGCcgccgcagcagcagcagcctgcgCAGCCCGGCCCCGCCGCGTCCCCGGCGGGCCCCCCGGCACCCCGCGGGCCCGGGGGCCGGCGCGCCGAGCCATGCCCCGGGCTGCCGGCGGCGGCCATGGGGCGGcacggcggcggcggtggcgacAGCGGCAAGATCGTGATCAACGTGGGCGGCGTGCGCCATGAGACGTACCGCTCGACGCTGCGCACCCTGCCGGGGACGCGGCTGGCCGGCCTGACGGAGCCCGAGGCGGCGGCACGCTTCGACTACGACCCGGGCGCCGACGAGTTCTTCTTTGACCGGCACCCGGGAGTCTTCGCGTACGTGCTCAACTACTACCGCACCGGCAAGCTGCACTGCCCGGCCGACGTGTGCGGGCCCCTGTTTGAGGAGGAGCTCGGCTTCTGGGGCATCGACGAGACCGACGTGGAGGCCTGCTGCTGGATGACCTACCGGCAGCACCGCGACGCCGAGGAGGCGCTCGACTCCTTCGAGGCGCCCGACCCAGCGGGCGCCGCCAACGCCGCCAACGCCGCGGGCGCCCACGACGGAGGCCTGGACGATGAGGCgggcgcgggcggcggcggccTGGACGGAGCGGGCGGCGAGCTCAAGCGCCTCTGCTTCCAGGACGCGGGCGGCGGCGCCGGGGGGCCGCCAGGGGGCGCGGGCGGCGCGGGCGGCACGTGGTGGCGCCGCTGGCAGCCCCGCGTGTGGGCGCTCTTCGAGGACCCCTACTCGTCGCGGGCTGCCAGG TATGTGGCCTTCGCCTCCCTCTTCTTCATCCTCATCTCCATCACCACCTTCTGCCTGGAAACCCATGAGGGCTTCATCCATATCAGCAACAAGACGGTGACCCAGGCCTCCCCGATCCCCGGGGCACCTCCGGAGAACATCACCAATGTGGAGGTGGAGACGGAGCCCTTCCTGACCTACGTGGAGGGGGTGTGCGTGGTCTGGTTCACCTTCGAGTTCCTCATGCGCATCACCTTCTGCCCAGACAAGGTGGAGTTTCTTAAAAGCAGCCTCAACATCATTGACTGTGTGGCCATCCTGCCCTTCTATCTCGAGGTGGGCCTCTCGGGCCTCAGCTCCAAGGCCGCCAAAGACGTGCTGGGCTTCCTGCGTGTGGTCCGCTTCGTCCGCATCCTGCGCATCTTCAAGCTGACCCGGCACTTCGTGGGACTGCGGGTGCTGGGACACACGCTCCGCGCCAGCACCAACGAGTTCCTGCTGCTCATCATCTTCCTGGCCCTAGGGGTGCTCATCTTCGCCACCATGATTTACTACGCTGAGCGCATCGGCGCTGACCCCGATGACATCCTGGGCTCCAACCACACCTACTTCAAGAACATCCCCATTGGCTTCTGGTGGGCCGTGGTCACCATGACGACCCTGGGCTATGGAGACATGTACCCCAAGACATGGTCGGGGATGCTGGTTGGGGCACTGTGTGCCCTGGCGGGGGTGCTGACCATCGCCATGCCCGTGCCCGTCATTGTCAACAACTTTGGCATGTACTATTCGCTGGCCATGGCCAAGCAGAAGCTGCCCAAGAAGAAGAACAAACACATCCCCCGGCCCCCGCAACCAGGCTCACCCAACTACTGCAAGCCTGACCCACCCCCGCCACCCCCGCCCCACCCGCACCATGGCAGCGGGGGCATCAGCCCGCCGCCACCCATCACCCCACCCTCCATGGGGGTGACTGTGGCCGGGGCCTACCCAGCGGGGCCCCACACGCACCCCGGGCTGCTCAGGGGGGGAGCGGGTGGGCTGGGGATCATGGGGCTGCCTCCTCTGCCGGCCCCCGGTGAGCCTTGCCCGTTGGCTCAGGAGGAGGTGATTGAGATCAACCGGGCAG ATCCTCGCCCCAATGGGGATCCGGCAGCAGCTGCACTTGCCCACGAGGACTGCCCAGCCATTGACCAGCCCGCCATGTCCCCGGAAGACAAGAGCCCCATCACTCCTGGAAGCCGTGGCCGCTACAGCCGGGATCGAGCCTGCTTCCTTCTCACCGACTATGCCCCTTCCCCTGACGGCTCCATCCGAAAAG